Genomic window (Sulfurovum sp. NBC37-1):
ACTTTACAGTGGTTTGATGTATAACGGAGCCGACCAGGGAGGCACAATAAGCAATGTCATCACCGTGGAATATGATTTTCCGTTTTACGGCCTGAACTTCTCACTGTATGCCGGTAAATTTGATCTGCCAAACAAATTGACAGATATTTTTGCTGATCAGGATAATCATGAATACGATATGATCATAAAATACAGACCCGAATGGAATAAGAAACTACAGTTCAAAATAGAAGCCGCCTATATCGATTTTGATACAAATTATGATTTCAGAGCCTATGAAGATCTGCACGGATTTAATTTTCTTCATGTCTATGATGATATTACAGACATGAGGTTTATTGTCAATTATTCTTTTTAGATAACTCTCTAAGACTACTTGGTGTACAATAAAAATAAGGGCACATCTTATAACTATAGATGCTCGTAATAATAAAAAAGGAGAGGTACAGTGATGAAAAATATTAAATTAACAGTAGCGGTGTTTTGTGCAATGGGTGCATTTGCAATGGCGGGAGGGGATATTGCCCCCGTTGAACCTGTGGAAGAAATACCTGTGGTTGTCAGTAGTGATGCCGGATTCTATGTAGGTTTGGCTTATGCTGCTGTTCACAATGAAGTGGCAATATCAAACGGAAGATACGGGGATGTGGATTATCATGGCTATATGCTGCAGGCAGGGTACAAATTTAACCCATATATTGCAGTTGAAGCAAGATACTGGGATACCAAAGATGACAAAATCACAACAACCCACCCTACAGGAGGTACGCGCACTTTGGATGCACAGTTTGATGCATGGGGTGTATATCTTAAACCGATGTACCCGGTAACAGAAGCACTCGATGTCTATGTACTGCTTGGCTGGGGACATCAGGATTCACAACATGGCCCGTATAATCCGAAAGATTCATCTTTTTCATGGGGAGGAGGTGCTTCTTACTCATTGACAGAAAATATATCGGTATTTGCAGATTATGTCAGGATCTATGATGATACGGCTATAAAAGGTAATGTGAATCCCTTTGGGGAAATCATTGATGTCGATGTGGAATCGTCCTCCTGGAATATTGGATTGTCATATAAATTTTAGGGAACCTCTAAAAATAGGTGATACCCACAACATCTCTAGCTTTTGTCTAGGCTAGGCACTCTTTGGAAGGCCTAGCTGTAGCTAAGTCAAGGAAGAGTAACGACGTATAGGCGAAAGCTAGTGATGCCCGTAAGGTGGGTTTTGCAAACGCAATCTTGCACAAGATATTTACTTCGTCTTAGCTATGGCTAGGACTTGAAAATCTCTTGCACAATCTCACATTTGTAAAACCCATTGTGAGTATTACCTATTATTAGAGATTTCCTTTAGTTTTCAAGACTGAAGGTGGCAAAAACATCCTTTGTTTTTGCTGCAATGTTAAAAAGGAGTAGCGGTTCACAATGCACAAAAAACAAAATATCCTGCTCTTCATTCTACTAATTTCTGTAAGCATCGTTTTTTCAGGATGTACTTCTGCAACTTCACAGAAAGATCAAATTACCATTGTAGGAACAGCTGATATACAGGGTTTGATGGAACCGTTTAAACAAGAATATGAGATCAATGGCTCTAAAGTGGAGATAATGGGAGGAGGTATCAGCAGGATAGCCTCTGTTCTAAAGCAGGCCAAATCAGAAAACCCTTCCGGTACCTTTGTTCTTTCAAGTGGAGATGACCTGATGGGGCGGTATTTTCATACATTCAAGGGAGAAGCCATTTATTCGCTAATGAGTGAAAGCGGCTATGGAGTGTATGCCCCCGGTAATCATGAGTTTGACAAGGGAACAGAGGTATTTGCCAAGTCTTTAGACTATGCCTCGTTTGATACGATATGTTCAGACCTTATAGTGGAAGGTACTGCATTGGAAGGGAGGTGTGTTTCCTATAAGATCGTCAATGCCAATGGTGCCAAAATAGGTTTTTTCTCTCTGATGACTGAAGATCTTCCCCTTATTACAAGCCCGGGAAAAGTCAAGCTCAGTGCTGACAATACTGTATCGGCCAGGAAGATGGTTGAAGTACTGAAAGGTGAACAGTGCGATATCATTATAGCTGTAACACATATAGGGTTGGATCAGGACAAATCAATTGCCCAAAAAGTAGAAGGTATCGATGTGATATTCGGAGGCCACTCCCATGAAGTGACCAAACAGCTGGTTCGGGTAGGTGATACACTGATCGTAAATGGCGGAGAAGAGGGCTCCTATGTGCTCAAACTGCTTCTTCATCTTGACAACAATCATCGTATCAAAAAAGAAGAGGCTGAATATTTTTTGATTCCTGTCATTGATCCCATAACCGCAGATAAAAAAGTAGAGACAATACTTGAAGCCTATAAAGCACAATTGCCGGCAACAGTTGTTTTGGGAAAAACAACCGTTGAATGGGACTTGACGACAGATGCATTGAGAAAAGGTGAATCCAGTGTAGCCGACCTGATAAATGACCTGTTGCGCGATAAGTTTTCTGTAGATATAGTCATGAACAATGGAGGTGCTTTCAGAGGTAAAAAGGTTTATCCTCCGGGTAACATTACTGATACCATGCTTCATGAGATCGATGAATTTTCAAATAATGCATATATGATGAATATCAAGGGAAAATACCTGCAACAGATACTGGAGCACAGTGCGGCTTCCTATGGGCGAGGCGGGTTGATGCAGGTTTCCGGCATACACTATACGATAGATCTCAGTAAGCAGCCACAGGTGATCAAACATAATGATGACGGTTCATGGACCATTGAGCAGGCAGGGGAGAGGGTAAGCAATATAGACATTGTCATGCCGGACGGGTCATTGGCACCTGTGGAAGATGACAAGGTATATAAAGTGTTATCAAACGCTTACCTTGTCACACATTCCGGTGACGGTTACTTCTGGTTTGAACAGTATGGTACGGACAAAAAGAATACCTATACGACGTTTTATACGGTCATGGCAGGATATCTGGAAAAACATACAGTAATGGATCCCAAACCTGTTGATGGACGATTGAAAATCTTGCCTTGACAGAAATTTAGAGTGTCTTAATATTATTCGTATATTTTTTATGATGGTAATAAATTTGGGGACCAGATTGCAGAAGTGGAAATATTTAAAGATTGTGCTATTTCTCCAATAACTTATTGGAATTGGAGTAGAAGTAAAATAAGAAGAGGGGGATTAGGGTATGAAAAAAATATTTATCTTTCTATTTTTTACCCTGTTTGCAACTTCTGTTACAGATGCAAAAACTCTGAAGATAGGTGTTGCCTCCGATGCGCTCAGTATGGATCCGTATTTCAAAGATGAAGTAGCGACCTCTTCTATTTTGTCCAACATGTTTGACGGGTTGGTTTCTTTTGACAAAGATTTGAAGATCCATCCAGATCTGGCAACATCGTGGAGCAATCCACGGCCAACTGAGTGGATACTGAATTTAAGAAAAGGTATCCGTTTTCACAACGGGAATACCTTCAATGCGGACGATGTCGTTTTCTCTTTTGACCGTATCAAACATTGGGCAAAGTCTGGCTTCCAGGACAAGGTGAATATGATCGTTTCCGCCCAAAAAATAGATGACTATACTGTCAAATTTATTACCAAACGGCCCTTTCCCGTATTTTTAAAGAAAATGACCTATGTCAAGATACTCGATAAAGAGACATTGAAAGGCAAATCCGATGACTGGATCGCCAATCATCCTGTAGGCACCGGGCCTTATGCCCTGCTTTCATGGAGCAGGGGCGACCATATAGCCATGAAAGCAAACCCTGCCTATTGGCAGGGGAGAGCTCCTTTTGACGAACTGATTTTCAAACCTCTAAGCAATGACCCTACCCGGGTCGCCGCGATCCTGAGCGGAGAGGTTGATCTGATAAACAGAGTTCCAGTCACTGAGGTCAAGAGAGTCAAGAAAAACAGCGATGTCCGTTTTTTTGAACAGCCCGGATTGAGACTGATCTATCTGCAGATGGACCAGTTTCGCAACCATTCACCTCATATGAAAAGTCCAACAGGAAAAAACCCTTTTAAAGAATTAAAAGTAAGACAGGCTATTTATTATGGTATCAATGAAGAGGGTATTGTAAAATATATTATGCACGGATTTGCAAAGCCGGCTGCGCAATTCAGTCCAAGTGCCGTATTTGGTTCGGACCCCGCAATAAAAAGAGTCTCCTACAATCCCAAAAAGGCAAAGGAGCTACTTGCCGAAGCGGGTTATCCTGACGGCTTTGATGTGCAGATAGATTCTCCCAACAACCGCTATGTCCAAGATGCACAGATCACAGAGGCTGTTGCTTCATCCCTGGCAAAAATCGGTATCAGAGTCAGCGTTAATGCTATACCAAAATCACGGTTTTTCTCTCAAATAAGCAGTTTGAATACCAGCTTTTTTCTCGTGGGGTGGGAGAACAGTGACGGTGATCTCAGCTCAATGCTCAACGCATGTATTCACTCCTATAATGAAAAAAAAGGATACGGAAGATATAACTACGGCAGATTTTCCAATGCCAAAGTTGATAAGCTCATTGAAGCATCGGCAGATATCATGCAGCCGAAAAAAAGACTCCATTATTTACAGGAGGTACAGAAAACGGCTCTTTTGCAGGAACAGTGCATCATTCCTCTGCACTTTCAGGTTGATCTCTATGCTGCAAAAAAAACCATTGCTTTTCAGCCGCGGCTGGATGGTAAAATATGGGCTTATGATATTCAACCAAATATGAAGGAGAAACAATGATACGATATGTTATAAGTCGGCTGTTCAACTCCTTTCTTGTAATGCTCGCTGTCAGCTTTATCGCATTTTTTATTATGTATAAAGCCGGCGACCCTCTGCAGCTCTTGTTGCCACCGGATGCCACGGCACAGGAAGTGGCGCAAATGCGGCATACACTCGGACTGGATGGCTCTTTCCTGACACAATATAAAAGTTTTATGATACAGCTTTCACACGGAAATCTAGGGAATTCTTTCATTTACGGTGAACCGGCATTGGACATTGTACTTGAGAGACTGCCCGCGACACTGGAGCTTGCCATTCTGGCTATGGGCGTTTCAATTCTTTTGGGAGTCCCTCTGGGTGTCATATCTTCCATGGACCCAGATTCATTGAAAAGCAAAGCAATCATGCTTTTTTCGCTTACGGGTATTTCCATACCGGTTTTTTGGATAGGCATGATGCTCGTACTGATTTTTTCCGTTGTATTTGAAATTCTTCCATCATCGGGCAGAGGAGAGGTCTATCTATTCAGCAGTGTTTTTACCTGGGATGGCATCAAGCATCTCATCATGCCTGTCACCACACTTTCACTCTTTCAACTGGCACTGATTATCAGACTGACCCAAAGTGGTATGAGGGAAGTGTTGACAGAGGACTATGTCAAATTTGCTACGGCCAAAGGTCTGCCGCGAAAAGTTATTGTCTATCGTCATGCCTTCAAGAACACCTTGCTTCCTTTGATCACCGTTATCGGCATACAGTTTGGCCAGCTTATTGCCTTTACCATTGTCACTGAAACGATATTTGCATGGCCGGGAACTGGTAAGCTGATCATCGATTCGATCCAAAATCTGGACAGACCTGTCGTTATTGCCTATCTGCTGGTCGTCGCATTGATCTTTATTTTGATCAATTTCATTGTCGATATACTTTATACCTGGGTGGATCCGAGAGTGAGACTATCTTGAATTTTAAAAATGAATTTATGCTGAATTTTTTCAAAGACAAAACGGCCGCAGCAGGATTGATACTTTTTGCCCTGTTTGTCATCCTTTCGCTTCATCCTTCACTCTTTGCATACCAAAATCCCTATGAACTCACCCAGCTTTATCTGCAAAACAGTTTCAAGCCGCCCAGTCATGCATTTTGGCTGGGAACGGATGAGCAGGGAAGAGACATCTATTCTGCCATACTTTATGGCTTGAGAACATCACTTTATGTCGGTGTTGTCAGTACGGTTCTCTCCGTTATTGCAGGGGTTTTTCTGGGATTGGTTTCAGGCTATTATGGCGGGTGGATCGATACACTCATTATGCGAATTGCCGATATTCAACTCTCTTTCCCCGCCATACTGATCGCATTGATCATTATGGCCCTTTGGGGAACGGGTATCAATAAAATTATTTTTGCCATTACCATCGTAAGCTGGGTTTACTATGCAAGAACTGTCCGCAGCAGTATACTGCTGGAAAAAGAAAAAGAGTATGTCCAGTCGGTCCAGGCACTGGGTATGGGGAGTTTTCCCATCCTCTTTACCGAGATACTGCCAAACGTCGTTTCACCCATCATTGTCCTGGCGACTGTCCGGGTCGCCTATGCCATCATCCTAGAAACAACACTGAGTTTTCTAGGTGTCGGTGTTCCTGTTACCGAGCCCTCCCTCGGTACCCTCATCTCCAATGGCTATCAAGTTCTTTTTAGCGGATATTGGTGGGGCTCCGTTTTCCCTGGAGTGGTGCTGATGCTCCTGATCATTTCCATCAACCTTATGGGTGACAGACTCAGAGAAGTACTGAATCCTAAAGGGGAAAGAGTATGATACTTTTGAAAGTAAAAAATCTGAAAACCTACTTTGATACTCCCAGAGGGCTTGCCAAAGCGGTTGACGGTAACAGTTTCTCCCTTCAAAAAGGTGAGATCCTTGGTATCGTAGGAGAATCGGGAGCTGGAAAATCGATGACCGGATTTTCCATACTGAATCTGATAGACAAACCTGGAAAGATTGTTGAAGGGGAGGTGCTTTTTGACGGGAAAGATTTGACTAAACTGGATGAGGCTGCACTGCAGAATATACGGGGCAACGAGATAGCCATGATCTTTCAGGATGCCCAGACCTCTCTCAATCCAGTACTGACTATAGGAGAGCAGCTCACGGAGACACTTCGATACCATCAACCTTCATTGACACACAAAAAGGCTTACGCTGTGAGTATGGCTATGCTTCAACGGGTGGGACTTCCTTCTGCCCGGCAGAGAATGCAGAGCTATCCCCACCAGCTCTCGGGCGGTATGAAGCAGAGAATCGTCATCGCCATTGCCATGTTGAACAATCCACAGATACTCATTGCCGATGAACCCACTACAGCCCTCGATGTGACGATACAGGCACAAATCCTTTATATAATGAAGCAGCTGTGCAGTGATTTTGGATCTTCCATGATCTTTATCAGTCATGACATTGCGGTGATTTCACAGCTTTGTGACTCGATAGCCGTCATGTATGCAGGCAGGATCGTGGAGTACGGCAGCAGGCAGGAGATTTTATCCGACCCGAAACATCCCTATACACAGGGGTTGATTGCCTGTCTGCCTTCGCTGGACAAAGAACAGGAGAGGCTCTATCAGATCCCCGGAGATATGCCTTCGCTGTTTGATCTGCCACAGGGTTGTTACTTCAAGGAGAGATGTCCGATTGCTGATAGCCAGTGTGATGTTTATCCGCAAAAACATGTTTTGGGAGAAAGGATCGTCTATTGCCACAAAATTTAGATACGCTACTCGAAGTTAAAGAAGTAGAAAAGGTTTTTGATGTCAATGCAAGTACCTTCAGTAAAAAAGAGCTCCATGCCCTCAATAAAATTAGTTTCGATATCTCCAGGGGCAAAACACTCTCTCTTATAGGAGAAAGCGGTTGCGGAAAAACGACCATCGGCAAGGTTATACTTGGGCTTTACCGAGCGACACAAGGCTCTGTCTGTTTTCATGAAAAAGATATCGCAATGCGCTCACCTCTGCAAAGAGGTTCCCTGCAAAAAGAGATCCAAATGATCTTCCAGGATCCCTACGCTTCACTTAACCCGAAGAAAAAAATCAAAACCATTCTGGAGCAGCCACTGAAGGTACATACCGATATGGATAAAGATGAAAGAAGGGAAGTGATCCATTCCCTATGCGAAGAGGTAGGTATCAATACAGATTACCTTGAACGTTATCCCCATCAGTTTTCCGGCGGACAAAGGCAAAGGATCGCCATTGCCAGAGCCATCATACTGAAACCGGAACTTATTCTGGCGGATGAGCCTGTGGCATCACTCGATGCTTCCATACAGGCACAGATACTCAACCTGCTCTCCGATCTGCAAAAAAAGTACAATCTGACGCTGCTGTTCATCACCCATGATCTCAGTGTGGTCAAACATATCAGCGACCATGTTGCGGTCATGTATCTTGGTGAGATCGTGGAGTACGCATCCAAAGAGGCACTTTTTGACAACCCTAAACACCCCTACACAAAAATGCTTTTCTCTGTCATACCGACACTGCACAACTCTGTCATTGCCGAAAGTGTTTTGCAGGCAGGCGAGATACAGACACCGATCGACCTCCCCAAAGGATGTTTTTTTGCCAGCAGGTGTGCACTGAAAGATGAAAGCTGTGAAGCACTTCATCCGGAACTGACAGACAACGGTAGTGGACACATGGTACGATGCCCAAAAGTACAGGACTAAGGTTCCTCTCTGGCAACCGTATGGAAAGTCAAAAAATACAGGATCCCAAATCTGTTGATGGACGATTAAAAGTTTTGCATTGAATTTTCTAATTCAAAATTTTGGACTTTATAGCCCTATCATAAAAGAAACTGTGAATAAACTGCCTGTAAGTGTAATGAAAACCAGTTTGGCTGCCAGTTTGGCATCGCAACCGTAACGTTTGGCGAGTACGACACTGAGCATTGCCGAGGGCATGGCAGCTTCCAGCAGCAGAACCTGAAGCTGCCATGGCTCCAAAGACATCATACTTGCAGGCAGATAGACCAGCAGGGGGCTGATAATGAGCTTGATGACTATAGTGACGAGTGCAAGCCACATGATACTGTGCAGGGAAGAAAAACTCAAAAGAACCCCTACGGTCAGGGCTACCAGAAAAGTATTGGCTTTGGCTATGATGTGGAGTGCTTCAAAAAGTGGTGTGAGAAAAATACCTGTTGTACCAAGCGGGGAAAAAGACCAGAGTAAGCCGGTAACAATGGCAATAAAAATAGGAGATTTGAAAAAAAGAAAGGCGCTGCTGAATAAAGCACGTTTTGTCTGCTGTTCCTGTCCGTAATGTATGGCGACCATCACTCCCACAGTAAAAAGCGGCAATCCCACACCAAACTCTGAAACAAAAGTTCCCTCTGTAAGGGCGGTCACATTGCCTGGGAAAAGCTCCATAATAAGCGGATAGCCCAATAGGGCTGAACTGCCGAAAGCTGATGCCAGTAGAAAAGAACCCATTTGGCTCCGTTCCAGTTGCAATATTTTTCCAAAGATCCAAGCAATGACAAGCAGTATCATTTCAGAGATGAACATATAGAGGAAAAGAAGAATATACTGCCATTCGAATGTAGACCTTGAGAGTGCATCAAAAATGAGAGCCGGCAGTGTGACCTGTATGACAAGCTGAGAAAAAAGGATACCGTTTTCCTGATGCAGCACCCCTCTTTTTCGCAACATCACAACCAGTAAAATGACACAGGCTATGACAAGAATGGATGTGAGGGTATGTAAATAGGCATTCATAATCTATATTATAGCTTTCTAAGCTTTAGAGGTGACCTTTTCACCCATTCGTGGTATAATCTATTTAAATATTCCATAAGGTTTAAGATGACACCAAAAGAAGCTATAAAGTTACTTTTTGACAGAATGAACAATGAAGTCATAGGTCAAAAACATATTGTTAAACGATTTATTATGAGTATGCTAGCTGATGGTAATGTACTTGTTGAGGGACTCCCCGGTCTTGCAAAGACCCGTGCAGTACGTTCCATGGCCAATGCTATTGATGCAAAGTTCTCTCGCATACAGTTTACACCGGATCTTGAACCTTCCGATGTCATAGGAGAAGAACATCTCTATGAAGAGAATGGTAAACATATACATGAGTTTCACAAAGGGCCCATCTTTGGAAATATTATTCTGGCAGATGAGATTAACAGAGCTCCGGCAAAAGTACAGTCAGCAATGCTTGAAGCGATGGAGGAGAAGCAGGTAACCGTTGCCGGAGTAACGTATGAACTGCCTGAACTTTTTGTGGTACTTGCCACGCAAAATCCGTTGGAACAGAAAGGGACTTACCCTCTGCCTGAAGCGCAAAAAGACCGTTTTCTAATGCATGTTAAGATTGATTATGTCAATATGGATTCGGAATATGAAATGGTCAGAAAAGTCATGAATGAAGGGCATAAAAAAACTGTATATGAAAACAGAATCCCACAGGAGTTGATCTTTGCTGCCCGTAAAGAGGTAGCAAAAGTAGAGATAAGCGAAGCTATGGGAAAATACATCATTGAATTGGTTTTTGCTACGAGATATCCTTTGCGTTACAGTAAGCAGCTTGGTGTAATGATTGAAGTAGGGGTAAGTCCAAGAGGCTCACTGGCACTAACAAAGTGTGCACAGGTACATGCCTGGATGCGTGGGAGAAATGAAGTGACGGTTGATGATGTAAAGTCAGTAGTCCATGATGTTTTCAGACACCGACTCATTAAAAGTGAACACACTAGATTTAGTGGTATTGAGAATGATGAAATCATTGATATCGTTATTGCCAATGTACCGGAGCCTAAAGCAGAATTTAAGAGGCCATCTTAATGGAAGCAATAAATATTTCACTTAAGCAAAGTACCGTCGAATCGCTTCTGGCTTTTTCGGAGATACTGAAAAAAGATGTCAATACCATACTTGAAGAGGCGCTTGAACAGTATTTTGAAGCTGAACAGCAGAAGCTGATGGAGAAGAACAGGGAAGATGAGAATGCCATGACCAACCTGGACTATGATGAGTTTTGGGACGGGGTGGATATAGACTGATGCCTATGTCCAAGTGAAGGATGAGGAGTGGGGAACGAAGAATGTCGGTATGCTTTGCTCTGCAAAGCTTTTTATTCACAAGGGTGCGTAACCACGCACCAATATTAAAGGAGAGATGTGCAAGTAGACAAGATATATTTCGAAAACCTGCTCAATGAGGAACTTCTCTCCTTAGACTACCTGACAGAGGGACAGATAGGCCCCATTTATACACTGAAAATACCGTCGAACAGATACCTCCTGAAAACTTCCAAACCCTCAACGCATCTTCAGACAGAAGTGAGAATGCTGAAAGATATTAAAAAATATGATATTGCGGTACCTGCAGTCTATGACAGTTCGGAAAGTCATCTGCTGATAGAATTCATCGAAGAAAGCAGGGTGTCAGGATACGATCAGGAGATCGAAGCGGCAAAGGTATTGTCTTCTCTGCACAGCGTTACCAATGACAGCAGGATGTACGGATACTGGTACGATACGACCATCGGGCCTTTTGAACAGAAAAATGAGCAGACACAGTACAACTGGACACTTTTTCTCGGACAGATGCGCATCATGCCTATGGCAAAGATCTGCTTTGACAAAGGGCATCTTCCAAAAGGGATGCTTGGGAGAGTAGAGAAACTCTGCAGGGACCTTTACAAGTATATTGATATGAGTCAGATCACACCGTCACTGCTGCACGGAGATCTGTGGAGCGGTAACATACTATTTAATATTAAGTCTGTCTTTCTGATCGATCCGGCGATATATTTCGGGGATAGGGAGATGGAGCTCGCCTTCATCTTTCTCTTCGATACTTTCGGAGAAACTTTCTTTCGACACTATTCGGAGGTACATCCTTTGAGTAAAGAATTCCATGAAACGAAGGTACCGATCTATCAGATCTATCCTCTTTTGGTGCATGTGGCTATTTACGGGGAGAGCTATCTGCCGGCACTGGAAAAAAGGCTAAAGCAACTGAAGGTATAAAATGAATGTAAAAAAATGGGTCAAAGAGATCCTTATAGGCGCAGCACTCTTATTTATATTATCTAATATTATAAGCTATGTGCGTAAACCGGATCTGGATTCGTTGCAGCTTCCGATAGAGACGGTACAGCTTGTGGACGGCAGCACCTACAGCCTGAAGCCTGGGAAACCGGTTATTGTCCACTTCTGGGCGACCTGGTGTCCTGCCTGTAAACTGGAGGCGGCAAACATAGAGCGTGTTTCAAAAAAATATGAGGTACTGACGATCGCTGTCAACTCAGGCAGTGATAAAAAGATCAGACAGTATCTTGAGAAGAGAGGGCTGGATTTTAGGGTAGTGAATGACAAAGAGGGCTCATGGGCGCGAAAGTTCAAGGTACAGGCTTTTCCCATGACATTCATCTACAATGCCGAAGGCAGGTTGAAGTTTACCGAAGTAGGGTATACGACAACAGCAGGTTTGCTGGCACGAATGACACTTATCGACTGAACCTATCAAAAAGAATGTATTTTTCTTCGTTTTGGTGATAAAAATACACTTTTTTTATGCTACTATTGTACATACTAAATTTTATTGCAAAAGGAGTAAGAGATGAAGATAGAGAGCAGACATTTTGTCAAAAAAGGGGTAATGAGACTTTCTATTGCCTGTGCATCATTTATCATGCTGGGGACAAGTCCGGTACAGGCCAAGGGACCTGTACCGTCAGCAGTCCAGACAGAGGTAAAGAAAACTTCTTTGACACAAGAGCGTATCAATGCCGTGCTTAAAGAGGCATATGAAAAGTTCAAGAACGACCAGGGTGGCAAGAATGCCGATTATATCAAAGCACTTGCCGAGGTCGACTCGAAGATCTTCGGTATCACGCTGGTAACGCCTGACGGGAAAGTGTATGAGATAGGTGATACGAAGGCGGAAGTCTCCATCCAGTCGGTCTCCAAAGTTTTTACAGCCTGTAAAGTGCTCCAGGAAAAAGGTGACAAGTTCCTTCAGGAGAAGATTGGGG
Coding sequences:
- a CDS encoding AAA family ATPase, with protein sequence MTPKEAIKLLFDRMNNEVIGQKHIVKRFIMSMLADGNVLVEGLPGLAKTRAVRSMANAIDAKFSRIQFTPDLEPSDVIGEEHLYEENGKHIHEFHKGPIFGNIILADEINRAPAKVQSAMLEAMEEKQVTVAGVTYELPELFVVLATQNPLEQKGTYPLPEAQKDRFLMHVKIDYVNMDSEYEMVRKVMNEGHKKTVYENRIPQELIFAARKEVAKVEISEAMGKYIIELVFATRYPLRYSKQLGVMIEVGVSPRGSLALTKCAQVHAWMRGRNEVTVDDVKSVVHDVFRHRLIKSEHTRFSGIENDEIIDIVIANVPEPKAEFKRPS
- a CDS encoding redoxin family protein; translation: MNVKKWVKEILIGAALLFILSNIISYVRKPDLDSLQLPIETVQLVDGSTYSLKPGKPVIVHFWATWCPACKLEAANIERVSKKYEVLTIAVNSGSDKKIRQYLEKRGLDFRVVNDKEGSWARKFKVQAFPMTFIYNAEGRLKFTEVGYTTTAGLLARMTLID
- a CDS encoding fructosamine kinase family protein, giving the protein MQVDKIYFENLLNEELLSLDYLTEGQIGPIYTLKIPSNRYLLKTSKPSTHLQTEVRMLKDIKKYDIAVPAVYDSSESHLLIEFIEESRVSGYDQEIEAAKVLSSLHSVTNDSRMYGYWYDTTIGPFEQKNEQTQYNWTLFLGQMRIMPMAKICFDKGHLPKGMLGRVEKLCRDLYKYIDMSQITPSLLHGDLWSGNILFNIKSVFLIDPAIYFGDREMELAFIFLFDTFGETFFRHYSEVHPLSKEFHETKVPIYQIYPLLVHVAIYGESYLPALEKRLKQLKV